The window ATACTGATATCAGTTGAATAATTTATTTGTTCATATTTATAGAAAGTATACATTTCAAACCAATATAGTTTAACTTGCAAACTATAATTCCAGTGAAGGTCTCATATGAAACTATGCCAAACAAGACCTTAATATCTGAATGACTAAAATATCCCTTCTTGAAGTGAGGTCTTTTTCTATACCTAATCCAATACTAGTCTAAATGTTCAAAGTTTTCTTAAAGATTGACTGAAAATATATGTTTAAAACAATATATttagggacagagagagtacttATGTTTTCATTTAAACTGATATCGGGATGTTCAGTACAGCCACAACTGCAGCCAGCAGCTGCCACAACAGATCCTCTTGCCTTTTTTTATGAACTGTAGCTACTGGCTGCAAAGTAGCATTACCAAACACCCTTATAACATTTTTTGGCATTCAAATTGtgttttaaaattaataatatcTTCGCCTACATTCTtgtctcaaccaatcataaccttTCACATTTTAATTTCTTCGCCTACTTTATTTTCTCAACTAATCATAGCATTCTCTTGTTTAGTTTCacctattttcttaatacaTATCCAACTTTAAagctttttatattttgggatggaggtagaaATACTTTTCCTTTTATTTACCTATTTGACTCTCATAATTAGGTGGACACAAATCTtttatgagagagagagagagagagagagagagagagagagagagagagagagatatccTCATAAGAATGCAGAGTTCTCCTTTAGTCAGTAGAATGTGCATGTGCATACTTCAGAGTCATCAGAAGTTCTTAATATGGTGATGATTCAATGTTGGTGAATCTTGGTACTACTTGTAGACAGACAAGATCAATGAGGATATTAAAGTTTGGCCGACTGCATTGAAAAAAATGCAGTTGCACTGAAATATGCAGTTGTCAGAAAAGAAGGGCAGGGCAATTAACAACACTTGCTAGCAAAGGACGTTTTTCTTTGAAAGAGAACAAAAGACAGACATAAGATGCAGGTAGTGGATAGCCGGTATTATTCGCATCTGAATCTGAATTCACTAAAAATGATATGGGAGATGATGCGGGAAGAGTTGTATATTTTCGAATGTATCGTATTATCAAACGTATAACAAAATCTATTACGAATCTATTTATAAACctgataaaaataattaattaattatttatgaGTTCACAAGTAATATTACGTATTTTTTTCCTTGATATATCATTGGATAATTCTTTTACACTCTAATTGCATTCCTAGGTTTAATAACTGTGGTTTAGAGATATATCATCCcgaggaaaaaaatatactccctccatcctataaaaaaCTAGTATTAGATGTTTAGATGTTGTACTACAATATGCCACATCTAGTTCTaggatcatttttttttgggacggaaggaatAGGATATTACATGGGATAAATGATAGGTTACCGAAACTATCTGTGCCTGCCTCTAactacaaagaaaaaaaattcgagGTATAATAAAGAAATAACATAATCCGATCGTACCCGACCAGATTTCGATCCGAGACCCGGGCATTGCCCGCCTTACTTGGGAGGGCAGCAAACAAGATCATATCACATTGGTAGCAACTCCATTTGGTTACACACTTACACTGATTTTTCACCCAGCATCACAACACACTACTCCAGCAATCCAAAAACTTTTCAGCATgcacgaaaaagaaaaaaaaagatctactCCTCTGCAGCAGAGTGTTGTCTGAAAGTTGTTTTTTCTTTGGGCAGTGAGGAACTGCATAAGCAAAGACCATAATGCTGGAATCTTCAGGGACAACATCATTGCATTGTGACTGTCACTGCTGGTTGTTGGAGGGCAGGTGCCACCCTCTCTGTAGAACCATTTGTTTGCATATGTGGGCAGCATCTGGGGACATCCTAGCTGTAAACAATGGAGTTTGGAGGCTTCATTCTTTTCCCTCCATTTTCATGTAGTCCTATACTAGTAGTACTCCCCTcgtcctataatatagcaatatagtattagaatgtgtctTATCTAGTATAAGTTTTCAATGTTTTGGAGCAGTATTTTTCAAGGCCTTCATGCATGAGCATCATTGCATATTATatgggaaactattttgatcccttcagaggatatcccctcgttatttgcatgtcactcaaatggttatgaaaaaaattaaaaaaatattgagaagatgtattaatatgtaatatatcactccacaaacatgtaagttcagattcaacttttacatctcgtaaaaaaacaaattaaactacagcTAATTAACGCATATttacagtcaaatttgtttttttgttgcgagatgtagaagatgaatttgaacttacatgtttgtgtagtgatatatcatatattaatacatcttcttaaattttttcttaactatttgagtgacatgcaaacaacgaggggaCATCACTCGAGGGATTAAAATCCACTCCCATATTATATGGCATCACAcatcagtattttttttattatatcttTCATGTTCTTTAGCAAAAGTATGTTAGTATATCCTTGACAGATGGAACTCTGATGAAAGGCTGGAAAGTACTCTTGACAAATCATAGTTATAACAATGCGCTTATGATTAGAATGTCCATATAACACAGAAGAAAGGCACATGGCTAGAGGCTGTTTTATACCTTTTTAGATTAACAAAAACTGGGATTGGCTTAGGTTCATTTTTCTTACTACTAGAAGTCTAGAAGTAGAAGAAAAATAAGGTAAAGCTAAGTTGATacctacatttttttaaaagttgagAATTAATATTTATGATTTAACAAAAAATTGGTACTTGAGCAGGGCTGTCGGCTACATCAATTTTGGTCTGATTTCACTGTAAAAAAAACATTCAGGCATCTCAACTTTCAAATATGCCTTAGCACAACTTTATGATATAAAATTTCGGTGTTCCGAATGTTTGCTCTACATTTACAGAGCGCTTCCTGTCAGACTCAAAATAAGCAAGCTGAGACAAAATACGCTACAAGATGAATCCTGTAAAAGAGGATATGCTACAACCGATGTACAGATGATGAGCTCTCTCCAACAAATGACAGACACAATTTTGTAAATTACATATAATGAACACTTCCTATACTTCACATAAAACGAGTGGCGGCAAAACGCTTAAAAATCAGCCTCCCATCGATGTCGAGTGGAACTTGTGAGGATTGAGATTTGGGAACAGCCCGTGGATATGTTCTTCGACGAAATCATGCCTCGTGAGAATTCCGACAATGGGTGGCCTCTGCAGCCAACAGGAAAGGGAAAAAGACAATGTGTTGTCATACAAGTTGCTCCCtcagtttctttttttcataAGGCGTATTTTAATTTCAGAAAGTCTTTAAGACTAAACTTTGACCATTTATTTCTCATAAAACATATTCCTAACAGATGTAAAACCAATGTAGTATGAAAGTGCTTCGAAATATGAATCTAATGGTATAAGTTTTATATACTAAACATACTTGTATGTTAACTAATAAGTCAAAATCTTTCAGGTCAAAATACGCTTAATAAAAgtgaatgaagggagtataatttTCAAACTTAGCCTGTAATAACAAGACAATAGTACGTGTACGTGTATTGGAAAACATCGTATATGAGGGGTAAAGTTTGATCTTGGCATGTATTGAAGGAATAATGACCTACAGTATGACTTTAACtgccatgtaaaaaataaattctagaatgCAGATCGCAGATACGAGATAGCGAATAGAAGCACAGAAATGATCTATGCAAGGTTAAGTAATTGAATCACTTGTAAGCATTCCTAAATCTTTACTGTTATTTCTCATGTAAGTGCATTCCATGCGTGACTTAATGAGTGTGAGAGTACTTACATCTGGTGTCTTTGGCACAACCAAAAGGTGCCTCAATCCTAGTGCACGGAATAGGATTGCAGCTTTTGCGAGTGACATTGTCTCAACCACCGTATAAGGTGAGGTGTTTGTAACGGGATGGAGATCCACATACATTTCCATCTCCTCATCAGTGAAGTCCAGGTCCTGAATTTTCAAGCCTTTCCCTGACCCTGGCTTGGCAAAATCAAAGGCACCGAATCTTTGAAGGACAAAGCTACCACTAGTTTTCAGCTGGTCTTTCATGAACATCTTGCCATTCAGCAAAACCAACAGATGAGACCTTGTCACGAGCCCGACCAATTCAGGTGCTTCCGTTAGAGGTGGCTCATCAACCACTGGGAATCCATTGTGGCCTGTGAACCTTAACGCATGGACAATGTTTCCCACCTTCTCGACACCTGAAAACGTAATAAGTGGGCCAGACACAACATCGCCAGCAACCAAGTGCCTCATGTATGGTTCAGCATGAGCCTCCATGTATGGCAAGCCTTTCATTACCACTATCTGATCATAAACTCCTTTATTAAAGTTATCTGCTATAGTCTTCGATATGAGAAGAACAAGCATGACCAGAGGGAGCATGGCCAGGTCGTTGGTGAGCTCTAGAAGGATCACGCAGACTGACACGGTCATTCTCATTGTTCCACCAAGAAAAGATGCTGCACCAAGAAGGGCAAAAAGACCAGGATCAAGGTCGGATATGGATCCAAGAAGTGTCCCCACTATGCGCCCGTATGTTGCACCAGCGAGAATAACAGGGATGAAGAGACCGGATGGGACGGCAACACCGTACGTCAGAATTCCAAGGCAGTACACAGCAGTGAAAAAGATGAAAAGGGTGGACATGTGGAACTCAGATTCAGTCCCATTGCTAAAGAGGTTGCGGATGGCATCATCATTTGTATTGAAAAAGAGTGATGCAAGATCATTGTAATGCCCTGGTGGACATTGAAAGTTCTTGAAGTTACCAGAGCGTCCAATGGTAGGACATTGCTCCACAGCATCCACGGGACATGGAGTGCACGCAGCAAGCCAAGGGAGACCATAAGAGCACATTGATGTGATAATTGATATTGTTATAGTGAGAAGGATCTTGAATGGAGCACCTCTCCTGCAGGAATATGAACAAAGCAGAAGATATCACATCTTAATTAGCAACACAAGCAGAAGAGGCTATTGCAAATCCATTTGTACCAATTTACAATTGCTACATAGTACTTACTCGTTTATGATACTGTAAACACGGAGAACCTTGTCCAAGAGAAAATTAAAAAGGCCTCCAAAGATTCCACCAATTATTCCAAGGATAATTATTGCTATTAGATCTGGAGTACTGTAGGTTGCAACAGTTGAACTGAGATCGAACATAATTAATCCACCTTGCCCAAAGAGACCGCATTTTCCACTACGACAGAACTCAATAAGAGATCTCAACACGACAGCAACAACAGCCGTTGTAAAGAACGCCCTCCACAAAAGAGCACTTCGCCACCTATAAAACAAGTTATGAAAAACTATCATTAATTGTCATGTTGGCATAGAAAGTTTTGATGACAAAAATGCAAATTAATTATTGATAACTATGGAATTATCAAATTCTTTTTGAGTTTAAATCTACTGATACAGCCATATAACTACATGTCCAAAGAATGGTTCTTGTCAAAAAACCAAAGACACACTTAACATCAATATTAGATACGAAAGATGCATACTTTCTTTGTCTCGAATATGCAATGAGCATATCATTGCATTAATAGAAGAAGAAAGATGCATACTGAAGCTGATTGCTGCAGACTACTATTGTTACAATTTTGTAAAATCCCAGtgataatttatttcataaaaAAGATATCACAGGAATGGCAGACAAgtcaaacaaagaaaatgcttcATTCAAAAGAAAATTTATAGCTTCCAAGGAAAGAACTGCTACCATGATGCTGCTTCCTCAAGAGCAAATAGGACACCACCAACAGGAGCACGGAAGGCAGCTGCCACTCCAGCTGCAGACCCGCATGTAATTAAATCCCGCCTATCCCTGTCATTCTTAAAATATCTTAGCCAATTACATGTAAGCCGGTACTTGCGGGATCCTCCCTGACCAAGCAAGTTGGCAATACATGCCCCTGTATGTACCATAGGACCTTCCTTTCCAAGTACAAATCCAGCTGAAACTCCAAGTATTGAACCAAATATCTACAAAGTAGTAGAACAATTAGAAGATGAGATTCTACAGAAACCAGAACCCACAATTGTTACTTGTAGAATTTGTAAAAAATTATCAATACAGACGTACATACCAACTGCAAACAGGTTCATAATACTTCCAACAATCAATTATAAAAACAGTCATATCCACTGTAAGATTTTCAAACTTAATCAGCTGTAGAATTTTCACAAAGGGCATTCACTAGAATCTACTAGGTTTCTATCAGCACAGAAAAGTGAGAATGAACCGGCTATACCACTTTCTAAACCTGCAGCTACTAGTAGAAATCAGTAAAACAgtacagtattttttttttgtactttAGTAGTAGAATGACATTGGATATTTCAATTACACATAGGCtccatactccctccggttccatattaattgacgttttggacaaggttgtggtcaaacttttttaactttgactatcaataactttaaaaatatttagtttaaaagagctagaacaacatatatagatttgtcttttaaaagtaaacatgcatttatttattatatatattatagtagaaaaataaggtcaaagatatatcttgtagaccgtgttattgtccaaaacgtcaattaaaatgaaaccggagggagtatatcattaTCTCTCAGTGAAACTTCACACTACCCACGATCCCACAAAACATATGCACCAGGAAAATAAAAGGTAGAATACTTTGTTTTacgaaaatatttatgtaatatGATATGAACAATAGTAAGCAATGGAGCTTAGCGATCCCATGATCCTATTTCACAAGTTAATTCTGGGAAGATACGCAATGCATCTGATTCTAAGTTAGATATACCTTCACAAAGAGCGTACTGGGGGCCAATATTGAATATGCATCAACTCCATTAAGATATGCTTTAACTTCGGGAATACCAgacccagcagcagcaggtgcaATGTAAGCACATATTGCTGCCGCTGCAGCTGCTAAGACCAAATTGCAACCTCCATAAGCGAAAAATGCAGTTAAATACCTGCACTGGAAGCAAGCCACCATTGATTACTTCAAATAATTCCGCAGTTGTAAACTATTGAATATCTCATCTCTATTGATTATTTTGAATCATTACAAAGTTGTCATTAATAAATCTCTATTAGCAACTTCATATGCTCCACAGCTACGCATAACACAAGCTTTTCTACTATATCGACTCACTTGTTACTGCTTGCAACAAAGAAACCCTTGTTTTCTGAAGTAATGACAGGAGCACTGCCTACTGCAACAAAGAAACTTAAAAGACTGTTTTCCATGACCTTAGCAACATATGAAGCATTATCACAATACAATGTATAAAAGTGTAGCAAATAGCCGAATAATGTATTCTACAGCTGTGATGAGTTATAAATCATCAGCAGGATCTGAAGCAATGTACGGAAAAATAGCAAAAACAGCAAAATAGTTCTCCCATCAAATGCAAAATGAAACCTTACCTTTCCTTTAGCATAAGATTACCCGTGAGCAACAGTTTGAATCCAGCAATGTTTTCAACTGCAAGATTGTTGAAGAAGCCAACAAGTCCAGTCAACAGGCCAATAAGAAGCACCAAGGTCCACTTCAGAACAATGTACTGAAATATCTGCTTCTTCTTTCTTGATCGCCAGTCTTGCTTGAAAAGGTCGTTCTCAACAACTCTGAAACATAAAACATATGAAGGATGTAACAGATGGACTAAAGTGTCTAATACAAATGTTTGATACTTGCATTTATCTAGGAATACAGGTTCAAGTTCACTTTGGCTTAAAAAAAAAGCCCTCTTTGGATCAAATTTTGGTTCTTGttcatcttaattaattaatacagtTTTCCTCCTACATGATATTAGTATCTACACATGTCCTTTCTCTCTGCAATTCATTCTTCAGTAAACATCTcccaaataagaaaaaaatcatctaATGAACTGCCGCGTGGTATTTGCATGAAATTTTATCTTTCAAATTATTGGTTCTGTACTATCACTGCATTTATTCTTCAAAAACAATGTCTAAATTGATTGATATAATCCATTGTAGCTTCCACCTCTTTTTTCTTACTTCAAATGAGCTCCTAGTAACTTCGTTTCCATACTCAATAATCACCCAAAGAAACAAAAGGGAGTACTGGTTATTTGAAGTACAAGCCAGATCAGCAAGGAGCTAGCTAAGGGAAAAGCTAGCATTCGGCTACCCGAGATTCGAGATTATGTGCTAACATCGCCTCGACTAATCGCTAATGACATAGAAACAAGAATCATGTTTTGCACTATTCCCCATCATTGAAACAGCAATAAAAGCACTTGAATTTGCAAGATTAATCCAgtaaagatcaaatatgtctCCTAAATGCAACCGAACCACCTAATAAATCACCCATAAATGATGTAACTAAAAGAACAAAAGCATTGAGCAGATGAACAGAGGGCGCGCGAATGCGTACTCGTAGTCGAGGCTCTCGATGGGGCAGACGTTGGCGCCGACGATGGCGATCTGGGAGGTGGTGTTCATGGTGCGCTTCCGCAGCAGCGGCTCCCCGGCGCTCccgctgcggccgccgccgctgtcgttgTAGCGGAGCAGCGCCCCCGACGACGAGCCGTTCCGCCGCCACAGCCCGCCGGACCCGTCCGTGCTCTCGATGTCGTAGTTgtggctcccctccctctccggcgCCCGGTGCTGCGACTGCCCCTCcattccgccgccgctcgccgccgccgccgctttggtcagagagctcttcttcttcttcttcttcttcttcttcttctcttctccgcgAGACTTTCTTTGCTTGGCTTCTCTGCAATGTATACAGGTTAGGAAGAATCCAAGAGGAGGCCAagattaataattattattagagGAAAAAATGATCATGTGTTTGATGATGGGAAATGATCTTAAAATGTTTTTGGATGTTTGTATATTTTAGAAAATCCAGGGGAGTTATCTTGTGGGAATAGtatgcttttttttccttttcttttttttgagtaTACAAGTCAGAGGTATGTATACCTATCACACTTCTAAATGTGATTGGAGACATGCCACAAATTTGGCAATATGAAAATATTGATCATCTATTTGGTTTGTAGAAAAAAGCattgtccaattttttttttaagaattacatagtacagacactcacaacgcatgCGTACTCacctcacccctatgaacacacgcacgcaaaccctgtCCCTATGAGTATCTTTGAGTACTAGACCACAATTATTTGGCTTGTTTGAATTCCAAAATGCAACTTTGGcgtcaaaccatacaaagcccttgcccttttttttctttttttttttgcaatgatCAATTATTACCACTGGAAAAAAAAGGGCAAGTCTAAGAATAACAATGAACTTTGAACGCTACACATGCATGTACTACAAAAATGCTCCGACTTCTATGGGCATTACGGTGGATTATGATAATCTCATTTGTACCAACAACTTTTACACATTTTGGTGTTTGGCGAActggttttattttaatttatattgcaAACGATATATTATAGtctaagaaaataaaaatggggaatcatgaaaattgaaaaacatattttatCTATTTGTAATTCGATCATTGAATTAAAATACAATAAGTTCAAATTCCTACATCAACTTTAAAAATTAAGCAAAGCACAGCACAGCAACCACAAATTGAGCCTCTTGAGGCATATTAGTGGTGTATCCTCATGATCCTTACCTCGCCCTGTCTGAccataaatatttgatatttagattcaatttgatcaaaattttaaaattctgGCTACCAATAATTCATCAAATTCttagtttttttcaaaaaaaaatataagtagatttgtcttgaaatgTACCAACATAATATCATAAAATTATATCCATAAAttattccaatataaaattgatggttaaaattttaaaagtttgatcagCAAGTGATTTATGGTCAATTTATAAATGGTTGGAGGGTGATTAAAGACGTTTTCCACAAATAATTCATTAAGGCGCAATTTGGAAATTTTTAGTTCAAAGTTTTGCTTTTTAAAAAACTGTAAATTGTCTGTTTTAGAAGATTGAATGT of the Oryza sativa Japonica Group chromosome 2, ASM3414082v1 genome contains:
- the LOC4329678 gene encoding chloride channel protein CLC-c; the protein is MEGQSQHRAPEREGSHNYDIESTDGSGGLWRRNGSSSGALLRYNDSGGGRSGSAGEPLLRKRTMNTTSQIAIVGANVCPIESLDYEVVENDLFKQDWRSRKKKQIFQYIVLKWTLVLLIGLLTGLVGFFNNLAVENIAGFKLLLTGNLMLKERYLTAFFAYGGCNLVLAAAAAAICAYIAPAAAGSGIPEVKAYLNGVDAYSILAPSTLFVKIFGSILGVSAGFVLGKEGPMVHTGACIANLLGQGGSRKYRLTCNWLRYFKNDRDRRDLITCGSAAGVAAAFRAPVGGVLFALEEAASWWRSALLWRAFFTTAVVAVVLRSLIEFCRSGKCGLFGQGGLIMFDLSSTVATYSTPDLIAIIILGIIGGIFGGLFNFLLDKVLRVYSIINERGAPFKILLTITISIITSMCSYGLPWLAACTPCPVDAVEQCPTIGRSGNFKNFQCPPGHYNDLASLFFNTNDDAIRNLFSNGTESEFHMSTLFIFFTAVYCLGILTYGVAVPSGLFIPVILAGATYGRIVGTLLGSISDLDPGLFALLGAASFLGGTMRMTVSVCVILLELTNDLAMLPLVMLVLLISKTIADNFNKGVYDQIVVMKGLPYMEAHAEPYMRHLVAGDVVSGPLITFSGVEKVGNIVHALRFTGHNGFPVVDEPPLTEAPELVGLVTRSHLLVLLNGKMFMKDQLKTSGSFVLQRFGAFDFAKPGSGKGLKIQDLDFTDEEMEMYVDLHPVTNTSPYTVVETMSLAKAAILFRALGLRHLLVVPKTPDRPPIVGILTRHDFVEEHIHGLFPNLNPHKFHSTSMGG